Proteins found in one Trichoplusia ni isolate ovarian cell line Hi5 chromosome 14, tn1, whole genome shotgun sequence genomic segment:
- the LOC113500817 gene encoding uncharacterized protein LOC113500817, whose protein sequence is MRKEIADLRSQNAAMKAQITDLIQEVDGAKTSTQYISDQYDDYAKRLSRIEKQPLDNSAIKNLESKIDNLEQHARQCNIEIANMPEKRGENLVMLLEDIGKNIDLTIPRDEIVSIHRVPHAAVLANDRPKNVIAKLKTRSLRDNILSAFRLKKGLSSTQLGISGPTRVIYVNEHLTLQKKLLLRETREEAKKHGFKYVWVRHATILVKKTDTCAALAIKSSNDLLKMKAN, encoded by the coding sequence ATGCGGAAGGAAATCGCGGATCTTCGTTCTCAAAACGCGGCCATGAAAGCACAAATAACTGATCTAATACAAGAGGTTGATGGAGCAAAAACATCAACACAATATATCTCAGATCAGTATGATGACTACGCGAAACGTCTCAGCCGCATAGAAAAGCAGCCCTTGGATAATAGCGCAATCAAAAACTTGGAGTCCAAAATTGATAACTTAGAACAGCATGCTAGACAATGCAATATAGAAATAGCGAATATGCCAGAAAAACGTGGTGAAAACCTTGTTATGCTTTTGGAGGACATCGGCAAGAACATTGACTTGACTATTCCACGAGATGAAATCGTATCTATACATCGCGTCCCACACGCTGCTGTACTAGCCAATGATAGACCCAAAAATGTTATCGCGAAGTTGAAAACACGCAGTTTGCGGGATAATATACTTAGTGCTTTCCGCTTAAAGAAAGGTCTTTCATCCACTCAACTGGGCATCTCTGGACCAACTCGAGTTATTTATGTTAACGAACACCTTACCCTTCAAAAGAAACTGCTTCTTCGTGAAACTCGTGAAGAAGCTAAGAAGCACGGTTTTAAGTACGTATGGGTTAGGCACGCTAcaatacttgtaaaaaaaactgatacaTGTGCTGCCTTAGCCATAAAATCGAGTAACGACTTATTGAAAATGAAGGCTAACTAA